In Streptomyces hawaiiensis, one genomic interval encodes:
- a CDS encoding PIG-L family deacetylase, translating into MTDRPLTLMAVHAHPDDEATGTGGVLARYAAEGIRTVLVTCTDGGCGDGPSGVKPGDPGHDPAAVASMRRQELEASCDVLAVSDLEMLHYADSGMMGWPSNDAPGSFWQTPVQEGAARLAELMRHYRPDVVVTYDENGFYGHPDHIQAHRITMAALEMTALTPKVYWTTMPRSMMQRFGEIMREFHEDMPEPDPAEAAAMAEIGLPDDEITTWVDTTAFSGQKFDALAAHASQGENIFFLRMGKERFGELMGMETFVRVQDATGAAIPENDLFAGLR; encoded by the coding sequence ATGACTGACCGGCCGTTGACGCTCATGGCAGTACACGCCCACCCCGACGACGAGGCCACCGGAACCGGAGGGGTCCTCGCGCGGTACGCGGCGGAGGGCATCCGCACGGTCCTCGTGACGTGTACCGACGGCGGTTGCGGTGACGGACCGAGCGGTGTCAAGCCGGGCGATCCCGGGCACGATCCGGCGGCGGTCGCCTCGATGCGCCGCCAAGAACTTGAGGCGAGTTGTGACGTCCTGGCGGTCAGCGATCTGGAGATGCTGCACTATGCCGACTCCGGGATGATGGGCTGGCCCAGCAACGACGCCCCCGGATCCTTCTGGCAGACCCCCGTGCAGGAAGGCGCGGCCCGACTCGCGGAACTCATGCGGCACTACCGACCCGATGTGGTCGTCACCTACGACGAGAACGGCTTCTACGGCCACCCCGACCACATCCAGGCCCACCGCATCACGATGGCGGCGCTGGAGATGACCGCGCTGACACCGAAGGTGTACTGGACCACGATGCCCCGCTCGATGATGCAGCGGTTCGGCGAAATCATGCGCGAGTTTCATGAGGACATGCCGGAGCCGGATCCTGCCGAGGCCGCCGCGATGGCCGAGATCGGCCTCCCCGACGATGAGATCACCACGTGGGTGGACACCACCGCGTTCAGCGGTCAGAAGTTCGACGCGTTGGCCGCGCACGCCAGTCAAGGCGAGAACATCTTCTTCCTCAGGATGGGCAAGGAGAGGTTCGGCGAGTTGATGGGCATGGAGACCTTCGTACGTGTCCAGGATGCCACCGGCGCGGCCATACCCGAGAACGATCTCTTCGCCGGACTGCGCTGA
- a CDS encoding 2-oxo acid dehydrogenase subunit E2, translating to MGRQFLLAQVAECHAGTAYADLARDSRGRSLPYRFSARRDAVPAAHLAGGTFTLNNYGPLGVDGATPILNHPQTAMLGFGRLVDRPWAVDGRVEVRKVVHLSLTFDHRGCDGGTAAGFLRHVIARITAAEDPATSQ from the coding sequence CTGGGCCGTCAGTTCCTCCTGGCACAGGTAGCCGAGTGCCACGCCGGCACCGCCTACGCAGATCTCGCCCGCGACTCCAGGGGCAGGAGTCTTCCGTACCGGTTCAGTGCCCGGCGTGACGCGGTCCCCGCCGCCCACCTCGCCGGCGGCACCTTCACCCTCAACAACTACGGTCCCCTCGGGGTCGACGGTGCCACCCCGATCCTCAACCACCCCCAGACGGCGATGCTCGGCTTCGGCCGCCTCGTCGACCGTCCCTGGGCGGTGGACGGCCGCGTGGAGGTACGCAAGGTCGTTCACCTGTCTCTGACCTTCGACCACCGCGGCTGCGACGGCGGCACGGCGGCCGGATTCCTACGCCATGTGATCGCGCGCATCACTGCCGCGGAAGACCCCGCAACAAGCCAATGA
- a CDS encoding MerR family transcriptional regulator, with protein sequence MSTSHELLWSIGELAERAGATVKTVRFYSNQGLLPEAARSSGGHRRYGPPALERLQLIRSLRTLDLPLPEVRRILEDEGAAGRTLESALDSRLREFGDELKVLRWREAALQLVRDCPPPQRAGRLMLLSALNTPPSTAPLARFWRTWLPPRMPRQTTAAFLEVAVPQPPDEPHPSQVLAFARLHAMTTASCPDGRQPQPEVHRVAGARGAALLYAGLMEAFELAAPHLRSAHDPHPGESLDAYVAAYASAYRSRDTREFRRLLAARLSVEPRLDRYWDLTAVVLTPPGSRPQPTPGSTDDWLRTALRLDNAEAA encoded by the coding sequence CTGTCCACTTCGCACGAGCTGTTGTGGAGCATCGGGGAGCTCGCCGAGCGCGCCGGTGCCACCGTGAAGACCGTCCGCTTCTACTCGAACCAAGGCCTGCTTCCCGAAGCCGCCCGCAGCAGTGGCGGACATCGCCGCTACGGCCCTCCAGCACTGGAGCGACTGCAGCTGATCCGCTCCCTGCGCACCCTTGACCTGCCCCTGCCCGAGGTACGCCGCATCCTCGAGGACGAAGGCGCGGCCGGCCGTACGCTGGAGAGCGCCCTCGACAGCCGCCTGCGCGAGTTCGGCGATGAGCTGAAGGTCCTGCGCTGGCGGGAAGCGGCACTCCAACTGGTGCGGGACTGCCCACCGCCTCAGCGCGCCGGCCGGCTGATGCTGCTCAGTGCGCTGAACACCCCGCCGAGCACCGCACCACTGGCCAGGTTCTGGCGCACCTGGCTGCCACCACGGATGCCGCGCCAGACAACTGCGGCATTTCTGGAGGTGGCCGTCCCCCAGCCGCCCGACGAACCGCACCCGTCCCAGGTACTCGCCTTCGCCCGGCTGCACGCGATGACGACGGCTTCCTGTCCAGACGGTCGGCAGCCCCAACCGGAGGTGCACCGGGTAGCAGGGGCCCGCGGCGCCGCCCTGCTGTACGCGGGCCTCATGGAAGCATTCGAACTCGCGGCCCCACACCTGCGCAGCGCACACGACCCGCATCCGGGCGAGTCCCTGGACGCCTACGTCGCGGCATACGCGAGCGCCTACCGCAGCCGCGACACACGCGAGTTCCGCCGCTTGCTGGCCGCCCGCCTGTCGGTCGAGCCGCGCCTGGACCGATACTGGGACCTCACCGCCGTCGTCCTGACTCCGCCGGGCAGCCGCCCGCAGCCGACCCCGGGCTCCACGGACGACTGGCTGCGCACGGCACTGCGGCTGGACAATGCCGAAGCAGCGTGA
- a CDS encoding alpha/beta hydrolase: protein MHVFIMVAGVFTGAHVWQETVARLVAAGSSAHAVPLTGVDPSRPATPTHVGLETHIEDVIAAIDAVDVTSGQEIVLVGHDYGIHPVLGAADRRAERVARVVYLDCGMPQNGVPALVAVPDQALRAQLTEHAEAGEREGVLAPPAPDEWERWGSTAGVGEAALERLTALATPQPLGTLLQPLRLTGAVAAVPITGVLCARNGASIDLVQRLVDFGDPALAVLTEPQVTFFELPTGHWPMLSCPAALTDVLLRAAAGDGHRLRPVGDDAPVPAHLRPFPVDVPELPRDRQGHVDLYVPDGEGPRPAVVFVHGGPVPAGARPRPREWPTLVGYARLAAAEGMVGATLDHSLHDVADYERAAADIAAAVELVRADARVDADRIALWFFSGGGLLTTDWLTQPPAWLRCLAASYPVLAPLPAWGLVGSRFQPARAVEQAGALPVVLLRAGRETPEIAATVAAFVTAANDCAARLEVVDVPDGHHGFETLDAPEETVPALHHAMRSVVTHLTS from the coding sequence GTGCACGTGTTCATCATGGTGGCGGGTGTGTTCACCGGAGCCCATGTCTGGCAGGAGACGGTCGCGCGGCTTGTCGCGGCGGGCAGCTCGGCACACGCGGTCCCGCTGACGGGCGTCGACCCGTCCCGGCCCGCCACGCCGACGCACGTCGGTCTGGAAACCCACATCGAGGATGTGATCGCGGCGATCGACGCGGTGGACGTGACGTCCGGGCAGGAGATCGTACTCGTTGGGCACGACTACGGGATCCACCCGGTGCTCGGCGCCGCTGACCGGCGGGCAGAGCGCGTCGCACGCGTCGTGTACCTGGACTGCGGGATGCCGCAGAACGGTGTTCCGGCGCTGGTCGCCGTACCGGACCAGGCGCTGCGCGCGCAGCTAACCGAACACGCCGAGGCAGGCGAGCGCGAGGGCGTGCTGGCGCCACCGGCCCCTGACGAGTGGGAGCGCTGGGGTAGCACTGCCGGCGTCGGCGAGGCGGCCCTGGAGCGGCTGACCGCCCTGGCGACGCCTCAGCCGCTGGGCACCCTGCTTCAGCCGCTGCGGCTGACCGGAGCGGTGGCCGCGGTTCCAATCACCGGCGTGCTGTGCGCCCGGAACGGCGCCAGTATCGACCTGGTGCAGAGGCTTGTCGACTTCGGCGACCCCGCGCTGGCCGTCCTGACCGAACCTCAGGTCACCTTCTTCGAGCTTCCCACCGGGCACTGGCCGATGCTGTCCTGCCCCGCCGCACTGACTGACGTCCTGCTGCGGGCCGCGGCCGGTGACGGGCACCGCCTGCGGCCGGTCGGCGACGATGCGCCGGTGCCTGCCCACCTGCGCCCGTTCCCGGTGGACGTGCCCGAGCTGCCTCGCGACCGCCAAGGTCATGTCGATCTGTACGTCCCCGACGGCGAGGGACCGCGACCGGCCGTGGTCTTCGTCCACGGCGGGCCGGTGCCCGCCGGAGCGCGGCCACGTCCACGTGAGTGGCCGACCCTGGTGGGCTATGCCCGCCTGGCCGCCGCCGAGGGCATGGTCGGCGCGACCCTCGACCACAGCCTCCACGACGTCGCGGACTACGAACGTGCCGCCGCGGACATCGCCGCCGCCGTGGAACTGGTGCGGGCCGATGCCCGGGTGGACGCCGACCGGATCGCGCTGTGGTTCTTCTCCGGCGGTGGCCTCCTCACCACGGACTGGCTGACACAGCCCCCCGCCTGGCTGCGCTGCCTGGCCGCCTCCTACCCCGTCCTGGCCCCCCTTCCCGCCTGGGGCTTGGTCGGCAGCCGCTTCCAACCCGCCAGGGCGGTCGAGCAGGCAGGGGCCCTGCCCGTCGTCCTCCTCCGCGCAGGGCGAGAGACACCCGAGATCGCCGCGACCGTCGCTGCGTTCGTGACCGCGGCCAACGACTGTGCGGCGCGACTCGAAGTGGTCGACGTCCCTGACGGCCACCATGGGTTCGAAACCCTCGACGCACCGGAGGAGACGGTCCCGGCGCTGCACCATGCGATGCGCTCGGTGGTCACCCACCTGACCAGCTGA
- a CDS encoding GNAT family N-acetyltransferase: MKSSITSARGEIVIRRAVARDAKRLTRLVRGSRAYEGQYAAMVADYRVGPDYIETHRVFVAVDADDSAGRVLGFYALILVPAELDLLFVEDGRQGRGIGRLLVEHMRSEARAAGLDRVRVVSHPPAEGFYRSVGALLTGTASANPPAVAWDRPELEFLIP, translated from the coding sequence ATGAAGTCGAGTATTACGTCCGCGCGTGGTGAGATCGTCATACGACGGGCCGTCGCCCGGGACGCCAAGCGGCTCACGCGACTCGTGCGCGGCTCGCGCGCCTACGAGGGCCAGTACGCGGCGATGGTCGCGGACTACCGCGTCGGGCCCGACTACATCGAAACTCATCGGGTCTTCGTGGCCGTCGACGCCGATGACAGCGCGGGCCGGGTGCTCGGTTTCTACGCGCTGATCCTCGTGCCGGCGGAGCTGGACCTGCTCTTCGTCGAGGACGGGAGGCAGGGCCGTGGCATCGGGCGGCTGCTCGTCGAGCACATGAGGTCCGAGGCTCGCGCGGCGGGGCTGGACCGGGTCCGGGTGGTGTCGCATCCCCCCGCGGAGGGCTTTTACCGCAGCGTGGGCGCGCTGCTCACCGGGACCGCCTCCGCGAATCCGCCCGCGGTGGCCTGGGACCGGCCCGAGCTGGAGTTCTTGATCCCGTAA
- a CDS encoding PaaX family transcriptional regulator C-terminal domain-containing protein, which translates to MTDHVEIPTRMLVHALIREDGTVSANELYTVAATLGMSDQQVRLCVKRLVAESRFTSQGRGRKAVLHASDDTTQALAPNADFLRLAFRQDAGLAPWDGVWHLAAFAVPESARTTRDALRETLVHLGGAPLQGGLYVCANAWEPYVEEAAHRLGAHSALTLLSTTDLRRGDAQEPAELARRLWPLQEIADRYHRLSRIARPRLDRLTGSAELSPSVLLTIAVELAAELTRAMEPDPLLPPQLLPQPWPGTQARELIARCWAALPERDHGEARPTLFRLYADITREAADRAAR; encoded by the coding sequence GTGACCGACCACGTCGAGATCCCCACCCGCATGCTCGTCCACGCGCTGATCCGGGAGGACGGCACGGTCAGCGCGAACGAGCTGTACACCGTCGCTGCGACCCTCGGCATGAGCGACCAGCAGGTACGGCTGTGCGTCAAACGCCTCGTGGCCGAGAGCCGGTTCACCTCCCAAGGCCGCGGGCGCAAAGCAGTGCTGCACGCCAGCGACGACACCACACAAGCCCTGGCCCCCAACGCGGACTTCCTGCGGCTGGCATTCCGCCAGGATGCCGGGCTGGCTCCCTGGGACGGCGTCTGGCACCTGGCGGCCTTCGCCGTGCCCGAGTCGGCGCGCACGACCCGGGACGCCCTGCGCGAGACGCTCGTCCACCTCGGGGGCGCCCCGCTCCAGGGCGGACTGTACGTCTGTGCCAACGCCTGGGAACCGTACGTCGAAGAGGCGGCGCACCGCCTGGGCGCCCACAGTGCGCTCACCCTCCTCAGCACGACGGATCTACGCAGGGGCGACGCCCAGGAGCCTGCCGAACTCGCCCGACGCCTGTGGCCCCTGCAGGAGATCGCCGACCGCTACCACCGCCTCAGCCGCATCGCCCGACCCCGCCTCGACCGGCTCACCGGCTCCGCCGAACTCTCCCCGTCCGTCCTGCTCACCATCGCTGTCGAGCTGGCGGCCGAACTCACCCGTGCTATGGAGCCCGACCCACTGCTGCCGCCTCAGCTCCTGCCCCAGCCCTGGCCCGGTACCCAGGCCCGGGAGCTCATCGCCCGGTGCTGGGCGGCCCTGCCCGAGCGTGACCACGGCGAAGCCCGGCCGACCCTTTTCCGTCTCTACGCCGACATCACCCGAGAAGCAGCAGACCGGGCCGCGCGCTGA